A window of Metabacillus sp. B2-18 contains these coding sequences:
- the pgsA gene encoding CDP-diacylglycerol--glycerol-3-phosphate 3-phosphatidyltransferase, which produces MNLPNKITISRILLIPVFMVIMLVPFNWGELTFGSESILTTHFVGAILFIVASTTDWIDGYYARKLNQVTNLGKFLDPLADKLLVSAALIILVELGAAPSWMVILIISREFAVTGLRLVLAGEGEVVAANMLGKIKTWTQIIAISALLLNNLPFEFMNIPFATISLWVATFFTVYSGWDYFIKNKQAFVNSK; this is translated from the coding sequence ATGAATTTACCGAATAAAATTACCATTTCAAGGATTCTTTTAATACCAGTTTTTATGGTTATTATGTTAGTCCCATTTAACTGGGGAGAACTAACGTTTGGTTCGGAATCAATCTTAACAACTCATTTTGTAGGAGCTATTCTATTTATTGTTGCATCAACAACTGATTGGATTGATGGTTATTATGCAAGGAAATTGAATCAAGTTACGAATCTAGGGAAATTTCTGGATCCATTAGCAGACAAGCTACTCGTGTCAGCTGCTCTAATTATTTTAGTGGAGCTGGGGGCTGCACCTTCGTGGATGGTTATTCTTATCATAAGTCGAGAATTTGCAGTAACCGGTCTTCGCCTTGTGTTAGCCGGAGAAGGAGAGGTTGTGGCAGCCAACATGTTAGGGAAAATTAAGACATGGACGCAAATTATTGCCATTTCAGCTTTATTACTTAACAATTTACCATTTGAATTTATGAACATTCCATTTGCAACTATTTCTTTATGGGTTGCAACTTTCTTTACTGTTTATTCTGGATGGGACTACTTTATTAAAAATAAACA
- the yfmH gene encoding EF-P 5-aminopentanol modification-associated protein YfmH has product MTTNPIRFDQLQESLYYEKMSNGLDVYVLPKKGFNKTYATFTTKYGSIDNQFVPLNENEMISVPDGIAHFLEHKLFEKEDGDVFQQFSKQGASANAFTSFTRTAYLFSSTSSVEKNLETLIDFVQDPYFSEKTVEKEKGIIGQEINMYDDNPDWRLYFGLIQNLYQNHPVRIDIAGTVDSIAKITKDSLYECYNTFYHPSNMLLFVVGAVEPEEILNQVRTNQGKKDFTAQPEIKREFPDEPLGVFKKIEKLKMNVQSSKCLVGLKAKNPNRVGKELLKFELSMNIILDMLFSKSSKHYEELYKEGLIDDTFSYDYTEEKGFGFAMIGGDTENPDLLADKIKQVLFSAKKDGVDFTTFQATKKKKIGAFLRAVNSPEYIANQFTRYAFNEMNLFDVVPMLESLTQEDITNVLQEAVDEELFSVCQVVPK; this is encoded by the coding sequence ATGACAACAAATCCTATTCGCTTCGATCAATTACAAGAATCATTATATTACGAGAAAATGTCAAATGGGCTTGATGTCTATGTGTTACCTAAAAAAGGTTTTAACAAAACTTATGCCACTTTTACGACGAAATATGGATCAATTGATAATCAATTTGTCCCTTTAAATGAAAATGAGATGATTTCTGTACCCGATGGGATTGCTCATTTTCTTGAACATAAATTATTTGAAAAGGAAGATGGAGATGTATTTCAGCAGTTTAGTAAGCAAGGTGCTTCTGCAAATGCTTTTACATCCTTCACTCGAACAGCTTATTTATTTTCAAGCACAAGCTCAGTTGAAAAAAACCTAGAAACATTAATTGATTTTGTGCAAGATCCCTATTTTTCAGAAAAAACAGTGGAGAAAGAAAAGGGAATTATCGGGCAAGAAATAAATATGTATGATGATAATCCTGATTGGCGTTTATATTTTGGATTAATTCAAAATTTGTATCAAAATCATCCTGTTAGAATTGATATTGCCGGAACCGTTGATTCTATTGCTAAAATTACGAAGGATTCCTTGTATGAATGCTATAACACGTTCTACCATCCAAGTAATATGCTCTTATTTGTTGTAGGTGCAGTTGAACCTGAGGAAATATTAAATCAGGTAAGAACTAACCAAGGTAAAAAAGATTTCACAGCTCAACCAGAAATAAAAAGGGAATTTCCAGATGAACCACTTGGGGTATTTAAAAAAATTGAGAAATTAAAAATGAATGTTCAAAGCTCAAAATGTTTAGTCGGATTGAAAGCTAAAAACCCTAATCGAGTGGGGAAAGAGTTGTTGAAATTTGAGCTTTCTATGAATATTATTCTCGATATGCTCTTCAGTAAAAGTTCAAAGCACTACGAGGAATTATATAAAGAAGGTTTAATTGATGACACATTCAGCTATGATTATACAGAAGAAAAAGGATTTGGATTTGCTATGATCGGTGGAGATACGGAAAATCCAGATCTCCTTGCAGACAAAATTAAACAAGTATTATTTAGTGCCAAAAAAGATGGTGTGGACTTCACAACATTCCAGGCGACTAAAAAGAAAAAAATTGGGGCATTTTTGAGAGCCGTTAATTCACCAGAATACATTGCCAATCAATTTACACGCTATGCATTTAATGAGATGAACCTATTTGATGTAGTCCCAATGTTAGAATCATTAACTCAAGAAGATATAACTAACGTATTACAAGAAGCAGTAGATGAAGAGTTATTTTCAGTATGTCAAGTGGTACCAAAATAA
- the yfmF gene encoding EF-P 5-aminopentanol modification-associated protein YfmF: MSYFHEQQTDVNGLSLHTVSTAKFKTNTIVLKLLAPLNEQDVTYRALLPYVLQRGTKNFPTSTVLRQHLDELYGATLHVDLSKKGENHIISFRMEIANEKFLTDATPLLEQGIKFLSEILLQPVTENEAFQDEIVSQEKRTLKQRIQSVNDDKMRYSNLRLVQEMCKNEPYALHVNGETKDVDKIDAKSLYEYYQKCIQTDHIDLYVVGDLEQDEVKGYVSKYFTFDNSREPVVQTPYKKEIKEKEVIEEQDVKQGKLNIGYRTNSTYKDEDYYALQVFNGIFGGFSHSKLFINVREKASLAYYAASRVESHKGLLMVMSGIEVQNYDQAVSIIKEQMAAMKNGDFTEQEFEQTKAVIRNQLLETVDTAYGLVEIVYHNVIANINRSFEDYLNGIEKVSKEEVTKVAQKVELDTIYFLKGMGGTA, from the coding sequence ATGTCTTATTTTCATGAACAGCAAACAGATGTAAACGGTCTATCTTTGCATACCGTCTCAACAGCAAAATTCAAAACCAATACCATAGTTCTTAAGTTATTAGCCCCTTTAAATGAACAGGATGTTACATATAGAGCGCTATTACCATATGTACTTCAAAGAGGGACAAAAAATTTCCCGACTAGCACTGTTTTGAGACAACATTTGGATGAATTGTATGGCGCAACACTTCATGTAGATTTATCAAAAAAGGGTGAAAATCACATTATATCTTTTCGAATGGAAATTGCAAATGAAAAATTTTTAACAGATGCTACTCCATTATTAGAACAAGGTATTAAATTTTTATCCGAAATTTTATTGCAACCAGTTACAGAAAATGAAGCATTTCAGGATGAAATAGTTTCTCAAGAAAAACGTACCTTAAAGCAACGCATTCAATCTGTGAATGATGACAAAATGAGGTATTCAAATTTAAGACTTGTACAAGAAATGTGTAAAAATGAGCCTTATGCTTTACATGTGAATGGTGAAACCAAAGATGTAGATAAAATTGATGCAAAATCTTTGTATGAATATTATCAAAAATGCATTCAGACAGATCATATTGATCTATATGTTGTAGGGGATCTTGAACAAGATGAAGTAAAAGGGTATGTGAGTAAATATTTTACTTTTGACAACAGCCGTGAGCCTGTAGTCCAAACCCCATATAAAAAAGAAATAAAAGAAAAAGAAGTAATCGAAGAACAGGATGTAAAGCAAGGTAAGTTAAACATCGGCTATCGAACAAATAGTACGTATAAAGATGAGGATTACTATGCTCTGCAGGTCTTTAACGGAATTTTTGGTGGCTTTTCTCATTCGAAACTATTTATCAATGTACGTGAAAAAGCGAGTTTAGCTTATTATGCAGCATCAAGGGTAGAAAGTCATAAAGGATTACTAATGGTTATGTCGGGAATTGAGGTTCAAAATTATGATCAGGCAGTTTCCATTATTAAAGAACAGATGGCAGCAATGAAAAACGGAGATTTCACTGAACAAGAGTTTGAGCAAACCAAGGCTGTAATTCGAAATCAATTACTAGAAACTGTAGATACTGCTTATGGCTTAGTTGAAATTGTTTACCATAACGTTATCGCAAATATAAATCGGTCATTTGAGGACTATTTAAATGGAATTGAAAAGGTATCAAAAGAAGAAGTAACTAAAGTTGCTCAAAAGGTTGAGCTAGATACAATTTATTTCTTAAAAGGAATGGGGGGAACGGCATGA
- a CDS encoding DUF3243 domain-containing protein — translation MSVLENWNEWKNFLGDRLDHAQNEGMNDQVISNLAFEIGDYLAKQVEAKNPQEKVLADLWSVASEQEQHAIANMMVKLVQNNGSH, via the coding sequence ATGTCTGTATTAGAAAATTGGAATGAGTGGAAAAATTTCCTTGGTGATCGTTTAGATCATGCCCAAAACGAAGGAATGAACGATCAAGTTATTTCTAACTTAGCGTTTGAAATTGGTGATTATTTAGCGAAGCAAGTAGAAGCTAAAAACCCACAAGAAAAAGTACTAGCAGATTTATGGAGTGTAGCTTCTGAACAAGAACAACATGCGATTGCAAACATGATGGTGAAACTTGTTCAAAACAATGGTTCGCACTAA
- the ymfI gene encoding elongation factor P 5-aminopentanone reductase → MDKYALITGASGDIGIAISKKLISEGYHLYVHYHQNEKVLKELKGLYNDNLILPIKADLTSKTGVQELLGHIKMPVELVVFTSGMSHYGLVTDLNDVEIDQMVELHITSPFRIIQKLIPSMITNRKGNILFISSIWGITGASCEVLYSMVKGGQNAYVKALAKELAPSHIRVNAIAPGAISTKMLAQFTDEEIIELQEEIPLGRLGTPDEIAEAVIFLASEKSSYITGQVISVNGGWI, encoded by the coding sequence ATGGATAAATACGCACTTATAACTGGAGCGAGTGGTGACATTGGCATTGCTATCTCCAAAAAATTAATTAGTGAGGGGTATCATTTATATGTCCATTATCATCAGAATGAAAAGGTATTAAAGGAGTTAAAAGGCTTGTATAATGACAACTTAATTCTTCCGATTAAAGCTGATCTGACAAGCAAAACGGGTGTACAAGAGTTACTTGGACATATAAAGATGCCTGTTGAATTGGTTGTGTTTACTAGTGGTATGAGTCATTATGGGTTGGTAACAGATCTAAATGATGTAGAGATTGATCAAATGGTAGAACTACATATAACGAGTCCATTTCGCATAATACAAAAGCTAATACCTTCGATGATTACAAACCGTAAAGGTAATATCCTGTTTATATCCTCTATTTGGGGGATTACAGGTGCTTCTTGTGAGGTTTTGTATTCAATGGTGAAAGGTGGACAAAATGCTTATGTGAAGGCTCTCGCAAAAGAGCTTGCACCAAGTCATATTAGAGTTAATGCCATTGCACCAGGAGCGATATCTACTAAAATGCTTGCTCAATTTACGGATGAGGAAATAATTGAACTTCAAGAAGAAATTCCATTAGGAAGATTAGGCACACCTGATGAAATTGCAGAGGCTGTTATTTTTTTAGCGTCAGAAAAATCCTCTTATATTACAGGTCAAGTTATTTCCGTAAATGGTGGATGGATTTAA
- a CDS encoding DUF3388 domain-containing protein: MPYEWYLEYEIQKNRPGLLGDVSSLLGMLAINIITINGVDDSRRGLLLKCESNDQVRRLESILNTMDNITVTKLRVPKLRDRLAVRHGRYIQRDADDKKTFRFVRDELGLLVDFMAELYKQEGHKLIGIRGMPRVGKTESIVASSVCANKKWLFVSSTLLKQTIRSQLIADEYSEDNVFIIDGIVSTRRGSEKHLQLVREIMRLSATKVVEHPDIFVQNTEYTIDDFDYIIEIRNEPDEEITYKDVEEGPTMFDSSSLSGFDF; this comes from the coding sequence TTGCCATATGAGTGGTATTTGGAATATGAAATTCAAAAGAACCGTCCCGGTTTATTAGGTGATGTGTCTTCCTTGTTAGGAATGTTGGCAATTAATATTATTACAATTAATGGTGTTGACGATTCCCGTCGGGGTCTTTTACTAAAATGTGAAAGTAATGATCAGGTCCGCAGACTTGAATCAATTTTAAATACAATGGATAACATAACTGTTACAAAGCTTAGAGTTCCAAAACTTCGTGATCGATTAGCGGTTCGACATGGTCGTTATATTCAAAGAGATGCAGACGACAAAAAAACTTTCCGGTTTGTGCGTGACGAACTTGGACTATTGGTTGATTTTATGGCAGAATTATATAAACAAGAAGGTCATAAGTTAATTGGAATTCGCGGAATGCCTCGGGTTGGAAAAACAGAATCAATTGTGGCCTCTAGTGTTTGTGCTAATAAAAAATGGTTGTTTGTTTCTTCTACGTTACTTAAACAAACCATTCGTAGCCAGTTGATTGCCGATGAATATAGTGAAGATAATGTGTTTATTATCGATGGAATTGTTTCAACGAGAAGAGGATCTGAAAAACACTTACAGCTTGTAAGAGAAATTATGAGGCTTTCTGCTACTAAGGTTGTTGAGCATCCTGATATATTTGTACAGAATACAGAGTATACAATTGATGATTTTGATTACATAATAGAAATTCGCAACGAGCCTGACGAGGAAATTACATATAAAGATGTTGAAGAGGGACCAACAATGTTCGACTCTTCAAGTCTTTCAGGATTTGACTTTTAA
- a CDS encoding helix-turn-helix domain-containing protein, with the protein MLRLSELGNRLKQAREEKNMSLDDLQEITKIQKRYLIGIEEGNYAMMPGKFYARAFIKQYAEAVDLDPEMLFEEYKNDVPSTHKEDVPEQLSRVRTHKQLPKSASKFIDFLPKLLTIAVVVVVAILLWLWRQDAAEDNANNENKMAEANDVEFEIVENTTTTDEQANEEEAAQEEAPKEEAAEPEEPETPAQSLSVVEGTTTTYELSGAEEFQLEVVAKDRTWVRVRNGKGKTFYGEEIPKGETKVNDLTAESEITIRVGNVPGTDLKINGELLQFQDTKTTPQDITIIYKKE; encoded by the coding sequence GTGTTACGGTTGAGTGAACTAGGAAATCGACTGAAACAAGCAAGAGAAGAAAAGAATATGAGCTTGGACGATCTCCAGGAAATAACAAAAATTCAAAAGCGTTACTTGATAGGCATTGAGGAAGGCAATTATGCTATGATGCCTGGTAAATTTTATGCAAGAGCATTTATAAAGCAATATGCTGAAGCAGTTGATTTAGATCCGGAAATGCTGTTTGAAGAATACAAGAACGATGTACCAAGCACACACAAGGAAGATGTTCCTGAGCAGTTATCAAGAGTAAGAACACATAAACAATTGCCAAAATCTGCGTCTAAATTTATAGACTTTTTACCTAAACTTCTAACGATAGCTGTAGTTGTAGTAGTGGCTATTTTATTATGGTTATGGAGACAAGATGCAGCTGAAGACAATGCTAATAATGAAAACAAAATGGCTGAAGCAAATGATGTTGAATTTGAAATAGTAGAAAATACGACAACAACAGATGAACAGGCTAACGAAGAAGAAGCTGCCCAGGAAGAGGCGCCAAAAGAGGAAGCAGCAGAACCAGAAGAACCTGAAACACCTGCTCAAAGCCTGTCTGTAGTGGAAGGAACAACAACGACTTATGAGCTATCAGGTGCTGAAGAGTTTCAGCTGGAAGTTGTTGCAAAGGATCGGACATGGGTTAGAGTTAGAAACGGAAAAGGTAAAACATTCTATGGAGAAGAAATCCCTAAAGGTGAAACAAAAGTAAATGATCTAACTGCAGAATCAGAAATAACAATTAGAGTTGGAAATGTACCAGGGACAGACTTGAAAATTAATGGTGAGCTCCTGCAATTTCAAGATACAAAAACCACGCCACAGGACATTACCATCATTTATAAGAAAGAATAG